In a genomic window of Magnolia sinica isolate HGM2019 chromosome 14, MsV1, whole genome shotgun sequence:
- the LOC131225439 gene encoding pyrophosphate-energized vacuolar membrane proton pump-like, giving the protein MGLMGETVTEIVIPVAAVIGIGFALVQWFLVSKVRVSIDSGVKNGYNDRLIEDEEENVDSQEVVVKCAEIQSAISVGATSFLFTEYKYLGVFTVVFGVIIFLFLGSVKGFSTASEPCTYNKEKLCKPALANALFTTIAFLLGAVTSVLSGFLGMKIATYANARTTLEARKGVGKAFITAFRSGAVMGFLLAANGLLVLYISINLFGLYYGDDWEGLYESITGYGLGGSSMALFGRVGGGIYTKAADVGADLVGKVERNIPEDDPRNPAVIADNVGDNVGDIAGMGSDLFGSYAESSCAALFVASISSFGITHDLSAMLYPLIISSMGIIVCLITTLFATDIFEIKSVSQIEPALKRQLLISTILMTIGIAIITFIALPSKFTIFDFGAEKTVKNWHLFFCVSIGLWAGLVIGYITEYYTSNAYSPVQDVADSCRTGAATNVIFGLALGYKSVIIPIFAIAIAIYVSFSLAAMYGIAVAALGMLSTIATGLAIDAYGPISDNAGGIAEMAGMSHKIRERTDALDAAGNTTAAIGKGFAIGSAALVSLALFGAFVSRAGLKTVDVLTPKVFVGLIVGAMLPYWFSAMTMKSVGSAALKMVEEVRRQFNTIPGLMEGTTKPDYANCVKISTDASLKEMIPPGALVMLTPLIAGTFFGVETLAGVLAGSLVSGVQVAISASNTGGAWDNAKKYIEAGASDHARTLGPKGSDPHKAAVIGDTIGDPLKDTSGPSLNILIKLMAVESLVFAPFFATHGGLIFKWL; this is encoded by the exons GTGCAACTTCATTTCTATTTACCGAATACAAGTATCTTGGCGTTTTCACAGTCGTCTTTGGTGTGATTATATTTCTCTTCCTTGGTTCGGTGAAGGGTTTTAGCACGGCAAGTGAACCTTGCACCTATAATAAGGAGAAGCTCTGTAAACCCGCCTTGGCAAACGCGCTTTTTACAACTATTGCATTTCTACTTGGCGCTGTAACCTCCGTTCTCTCGGGTTTCCTCGGGATGAAGATTGCAACTTACGCAAATGCGAGAACAACGCTGGAAGCCAGGAAGGGTGTTGGAAAGGCATTCATTACTGCTTTTCGTTCCGGTGCAGTGATGGGTTTCCTTCTGGCTGCCAATGGGCTTTTGGTTCTTTACATTTCCATCAATCTCTTCGGATTGTATTATGGAGATGACTGGGAGGGTCTCTATGAATCAATTACTGGCTATGGCCTTGGAGGTTCCTCAATGGCACTCTTTGGAAGAGTTGGAGGAGGTATATACACAAAAGCAGCTGATGTCGGCGCTGATCTTGTTGGAAAAGTTGAAAGGAATATCCCTGAAGACGATCCGCGAAACCCTGCT GTTATTGCAGATAATGTGGGTGATAATGTGGGCGATATTGCTGGGATGGGCTCTGATCTGTTTGGGTCTTATGCCGAATCTTCCTGTGCAGCACTGTTTGTAGCATCAATTTCCTCCTTTGGAATCACCCACGACCTCTCTGCAATGTTATATCCTCTGATTATAAGCTCAATGGGGATTATTGTTTGCCTAATCACCACGCTTTTTGCAACCGATATCTTTGAGATTAAGAGTGTAAGCCAGATTGAACCCGCTTTGAAGCGGCAACTTCTCATCTCCACGATCCTGATGACCATTGGCATTGCAATCATCACCTTCATTGCTCTGCCATCCAAATTCACTATCTTCGACTTTGGAGCGGAAAAGACCGTGAAAAATTG GCACCTCTTCTTCTGTGTTTCGATTGGCTTGTGGGCGGGACTCGTCATTGGGTATATTACCGAGTATTATACTAGCAATGCTTACAG TCCGGTGCAGGATGTGGCTGATTCTTGCAGGACGGGTGCTGCAACAAATGTTATTTTTGGGCTGGCTTTGGGATACAAATCTGTCATAATTCCCATTTTCGCCATTGCTATAGCCATCTACGTGAGCTTCAGCTTGGCTGCCATGTATGGAATTGCAGTGGCTGCTCTAGGAATGCTTAGTACGATTGCGACTGGACTTGCAATCGATGCCTATGGACCCATCAGTGACAATGCTGGCGGGATTGCGGAGATGGCTGGAATGAGTCACAAGATCCGTGAGAGAACAGATGCCCTTGATGCCGCTGGAAACACCACTGCTGCCATCGGAAAG GGTTTCGCAATTGGTTCAGCCGCCCTTGTATCACTTGCTTTGTTCGGCGCCTTTGTGAGCAGAGCTGGACTCAAGACCGTTGATGTGTTAACTCCCAAGGTTTTCGTTGGATTGATCGTGGGTGCCATGCTTCCATACTGGTTTTCTGCCATGACAATGAAGAGCGTGGGCAGTGCAGCCCTGAAGATGGTGGAAGAGGTCCGCAGGCAGTTCAACACAATCCCAGGGCTCATGGAAGGAACAACGAAACCAGATTATGCAAATTGCGTGAAGATCTCTACTGATGCTTCGTTGAAGGAGATGATTCCTCCTGGTGCACTGGTTATGCTCACGCCTTTGATTGCTGGGACCTTCTTCGGGGTGGAGACGCTGGCCGGGGTTCTTGCTGGTTCGCTTGTTTCTGGCGTGCAG GTCGCCATCTCAGCCTCTAACACAGGTGGTGCTTGGGATAATGCTAAAAAGTATATAGAG GCGGGTGCTTCTGACCATGCACGGACATTGGGTCCAAAGGGCTCCGACCCACACAAGGCAGCCGTGATTGGGGACACCATCGGTGATCCCCTCAAGGACACTTCTGGACCATCCCTCAACATCTTGATCAAGCTCATGGCAGTGGAATCTTTGGTGTTTGCTCCTTTCTTCGCAACTCACGGCGGATTGATTTTCAAATGGCTCTGA